In the Astatotilapia calliptera chromosome 5, fAstCal1.2, whole genome shotgun sequence genome, one interval contains:
- the rad54l2 gene encoding helicase ARIP4 isoform X2, translating into MSEEAISESDLEASLNSEEEYLENEEEEDNEDMEEDEDENDGDDEDDSVDRPASAQSRTETGQDDRDSTSATSGEPSSEPPSQPASRPSSRAPSRPASRSPTSPENSSKSGPPSSKTKKQKASKLNKSSKSLKGSKPSKPSKPAHMRKNIRKLLKEDQLEAGTKAAQQEEMERRKRLEQQRKDFPTPAPAVPDSQLAVETASILGEVSHLVPGLLSKQDVICLDSSGEEDEKAEPTLPGLPIRDDVIELSSGDEDALQISSESADEDPDGAHGTEESSGAHINDDLNLPDVQGRVLVNINHPAEEKDIFLAPQLARAVKPHQIGGIRFLYDNLIESLERYNTSSGFGCILAHSMGLGKTLQVISFIDILLRNTEAHTVLAIVPVNTLQNWLTEFNLWLPPQEALPPDTNPTFVTGRTFKVHILNDEHKTTLARAKVVEEWSRDGGVLLMGYEMYRLLSMKKSFVMGKKRKSKKPAGPIIIDLDEEDRQQELMKSIEKAIARPGPDVVICDEGHRIKNYHASTSQALKNIRSRRRVVLTGYPLQNNLIEYWCMVDFVRPDFLGTRQEFSNMFERPILNGQCVDSTPQDVRLMRYRSHVLHSLLEGFVQRRGHDVLRDQLPTKEEHVILVRLSPIQRALYTEFMKRFREAGNTGWLGLNPLKAFCVCCKIWNHPDVLYEALQKENQANEQDLDLDDITSASNPRCPAPGAGLKSKVADSSNSKVNSTLPPLNSSQDRANQVITYEWAKDIMSNYQTGVLENSAKMVLLFHLIDESVRRRDKILVFSQSLSTLTVIEDFLSKRPMPQGIACTDGQSQNWVRNLNYYRLDGSTSASERERLINQFNDPENSSTRVFLLSTRAGCLGVNLIGANRVVVFDASWNPCHDAQAVCRVYRYGQRKPCHIYRLVCDFTLEKKIYDRQVSKQGMSDRVVDDLNPVLNFTRKEVESLLHFVEEEPEAEKILLESLAVYEPVISQACQLYPRLISKLPFHHESLLVDRKESKLTKAEKRAAKKSYEDEKRASVPYSRPSYAPYYPTSDYPLTNIPAFTQRGWRPMTRPDDKPVASVRPIQSTPIPMMPRQVGMGMVGSSGSLPVNFLQKAGVYVQRIVTTTDIVIPGANSSTDVQARISAGESIHVIRGSKGTYIRTNDGRIFAIRSGKISRPVAGGSAASRDSQGSGIRPLSNGCSSPVDQNQRSPNDEQRPSSPLGTEILRELSHYTSSTGDAAAAAGAGNDLTSPSDMSSVPSGDGNASQNFQARDLSRLGDDLLSSSLEMRGTKRKSTESQGNAQMGDKCTSAAAHFPALSGGLSFPPVGLNSSLLGNLGHMSHPLLMAGSGGSSFLQTPGQTLADLQTIFPSAGTDLLRQPATGNGHLPTPSSSSLSTIFSSASTTIPMSSTSSATTSSSLPSGSLPRYLMNPNMAGLLSPRFPLTFSQPLLSEPRLFSTPLLSGSGGFSAPNSSSATSSFLSHFNNPTSSLLGAALTQPDRHQSTENGGDSSDDDVIEVTGQ; encoded by the exons ATGTCTGAAGAGGCAATTTCAGAAAGTGACCTGGAGGCCAGCCTTAACAGTGAAGAGGAGTATTTagaaaatgaggaagaggaagacaatgaagacatggaggaagatgaggatgaaAATGATGGAGATGATGAAGACGACAGTGTTG ATCGACCTGCGAGTGCCCAGAGCCGGACAGAAACGGGTCAGGATGACAGGGACTCCACCTCAGCTACCTCCGGAGAGCCTTCTTCCGAGCCTCCATCTCAGCCTGCATCCCGCCCATCCTCCAGGGCCCCTTCCAGACCTGCCTCTCGTTCTCCAACAAGCCCAGAGAACTCGAGCAAGAGTGGGCCGCCTtccagcaaaacaaagaaacagaaagccTCTAAACTGAACAAATCCTCAAAGTCTCTGAAAGGCTCCAAACCTTCAAAGCCATCTAAGCCTGCACACATGAGGAAGAATATCAG AAAGCTGCTGAAAGAGGATCAGCTAGAGGCTGGAACCAAGGCTGCTCAGCAGGAAGAGATGGAGAGGCGGAAACGtctggagcagcagaggaaggaCTTTCCTACACCAGCTCCAGCTGTCCCTGACTCTCAACTAG CAGTGGAGACTGCTTCAATTTTAGGAGAAGTGTCTCACTTAGTCCCTGGTCTCCTGAGCAAGCAGGATGTGATCTGTCTGGACAGCAGTGGTGAAGAAGATGAAAAAGCGGAGCCAACGTTGCCCGGACTTCCCATTAGAGATG ATGTAATTGAGCTCAGTTCTGGGGACGAAGACGCCCTGCAGATAAGCAGTGAGTCAGCTGATGAAGATCCTGATGGTGCCCATGGGACAGAGGAGAGCAGTGGAGCACACATCAACGATGATCTGAACCTGCCTGATGTTCAAGGTCGAGTGCTGGTTAATATCAATCACCCTGCAGAGGAGAAAGACATTTTCCTGGCCCCACAGCTGGCCAGGGCTGTCAAACCTCATCAG ATCGGGGGAATCCGGTTTCTCTATGATAACCTCATTGAGTCTCTGGAGCGCTATAATACCAGCAGTGGCTTTGGCTGCATCCTTGCTCACAGCATGGGGCTGGGCAAAACATTGCAAGTCATTTCCTTTATTGACATCCTGCTGAGGAACACTGAGGCCCACACTGTGCTTGCTATTGTCCCT GTGAACACACTTCAGAACTGGCTAACAGAGTTTAATCTCTGGCTCCCACCTCAAGAAGCCCTCCCCCCTGACACCAACCCCACATTCGTCACTGGCCGCACATTCAAAGTTCACATTCTCAATGATGAGCACAA AACAACGCTGGCCAGGGCCAAGGTTGTGGAGGAGTGGTCTAGAGATGGAGGTGTGTTGCTCATGGGTTATGAAATGTACCGGCTGCTGTCCATGAAGAAGAGCTTTGTGATGGGCAAGAAGAGGAAATCAAAGAAGCCTGCCGGACCAATCATCATTGACCTGGATGAAGAAGACAGACAGCAAGAGCTCATGAAAA GTATTGAGAAGGCCATAGCACGGCCCGGCCCAGACGTAGTGATCTGTGATGAGGGCCATCGCATTAAGAACTACCACGCCAGCACATCCCAAGCCCTAAAGAACATCCGGTCCAGACGCAGGGTAGTTCTGACAGGTTACCCCTTGCAGAACAACCTTATCGAATACTGGTGCATGGTGGACTTTGTCAGACCTGACTTTTTAGGCACACGCCAGGAGTTCAGCAACATGTTTGAGCGTCCAATCCTAAATGGTCAGTGTGTGGACAGCACTCCTCAAGATGTTCGCTTGATGCGCTACCGTAGTCACGTGTTGCATAGCCTGTTGGAGGGCTTTGTCCAGCG acGAGGTCACGATGTGTTGCGAGACCAGCTTCCCACGAAAGAGGAGCATGTGATCCTGGTACGGCTCTCCCCCATTCAGAGGGCACTCTATACAGAGTTTATGAAACGCTTTCGAGAAGCAGGGAACACAGGCTGGCTCGGCCTCAATCCACTCAAAGctttctgtgtttgctgcaAG ATCTGGAATCACCCAGACGTCCTCTATGAAGCCCTGCAGAAAGAGAATCAGGCCAACGAGCAGGACCTGGACCTCGATGACATCACTTCAGCTAGCAACCCTCGCTGCCCTGCACCCGGTGCTGGCCTCAAATCCAAAGTAGCAGACTCAAGCAACAGTAAAGTCAACAGCACTCTGCCACCACTCAATTCCTCTCAGGACAGAGCCAATCAAGTCATCACATATGAATGG GCAAAGGACATAATGTCCAACTATCAGACAGGAGTTCTGGAGAACTCTGCCAAGATGGTTCTGCTCTTCCATTTGATTGATGAGAGTGTGAGGAGAAGAGACAAGATTTTGGTCTTTAG CCAAAGCTTGTCCACCTTGACGGTCATTGAAGACTTCTTATCAAAGAGACCCATGCCGCAGGGCATTGCCTGCACTGATGGCCAGAGCCAGAACTGGGTTCGCAACCTCAATTACTACA gacTGGATGGAAGTACATCTGCCTCAGAAAGGGAGCGGCTTATTAATCAGTTTAATGATCCAGAAAACAGCTCAACACGGGTCTTCCTGCTTTCTACCAG aGCAGGCTGTTTGGGGGTAAATTTGATTGGCGCAAATCGCGTCGTCGTGTTTGATGCATCGTGGAACCCCTGTCACGATGCCCAGGCTGTGTGTAGGGTTTACCGATATGGTCAGAGAAAGCCCTGCCACATTTACCGCCTCGTCTGTGACTTTACCTTGGAGAAAAAGATCTACGACAGACAAGTCTCCAAACAGGGCATGTCGG ACCGTGTGGTTGATGACCTGAACCCAGTGCTTAACTTTACTCGTAAGGAGGTGGAGTCGCTGCTGCACTTCGTTGAGGAGGAGCCTGAAGCTGAGAAAATCCTTCTAGAATCCCTGGCAGTATATGAGCCAGTGATATCTCAAGCTTGTCAGCTTTATCCACGTCTCATCTCCAAG CTACCTTTCCACCACGAGTCTCTGCTGGTGGACCGGAAAGAGTCGAAATTGACCAAAGCAGAGAAGAGAGCTGCTAAGAAGAGCTACGAGGATGAGAAACGAGCCTCTGTACCTTATTCCCGTCCATCATATGCCCCCTATTACCCAACCAGTGATTATCCGCTCACAAACATACCAGCATTTACCCAGCGTGGATG GCGTCCCATGACACGGCCAGATGACAAGCCCGTGGCAAGTGTCAGGCCAATTCAGTCAACACCAATACCCATGATGCCTCGCCAGGTCGGCATGGGCATGGTTGGCTCTTCCGGCAGTCTCCCTGTCAACTTTCTCCAGAAAGCCGGTGTTTACGTGCAGAGGATTGTCACCACAACAG ATATAGTGATCCCAGGAGCCAACAGCTCAACAGATGTTCAAGCTCGAATCAGCGCAGGAGAGAGCATCCATGTTATCAGAGGATCTAAAG GTACCTACATCAGAACAAACGATGGACGAATATTTGCCATTCGATCTGGAAAGATCAGTCGACCTGTAGCCGGGGGTTCTGCTGCTTCAAGAG ACTCCCAGGGTTCGGGGATCCGACCACTCAGTAATGGCTGTTCTTCCCCTGTGGATCAAAACCAACGTTCCCCCAACGACGAGCAGCGACCCTCTTCTCCCTTAGGCACGGAGATCCTCAGAGAGCTCAGCCATTACACCTCATCCACAGGcgacgctgctgctgctgctggagcagGGAACGATTTGACGTCGCCGTCAGACATGTCATCTGTGCCGTCGGGAGATGGAAATGCTTCACAAAACTTTCAGGCCCGCGATCTCAGTAGGCTCGGTGACGACCTTCTGAGTTCATCTTTAGAGATGCGAGGCACCAAACGCAAGAGTACTGAAAGTCAGGGAAACGCACAAATGGGAGACAAATGTACTTCTGCTGCAGCTCATTTCCCTGCACTTTCAGGTGGGCTCAGTTTTCCTCCAGTGGGTCTGAACTCATCCCTACTTGGGAACCTTGGTCACATGAGTCACCCACTTCTAATGGCTGGTAGTGGTGGATCATCATTCCTACAAACACCAGGACAAACACTGGCTGACCTACAGACCATATTTCCCTCTGCAGGCACAGACCTACTGAGACAACCTGCCACAGGGAACGGGCACCTTCccaccccctcctcttcctctctgtccaCTATTTTCTCCTCTGCCTCTACGACCATTCCTATGTCATCTACATCCTCAGCAACAACTTCTTCCTCCCTACCATCTGGTTCTCTGCCTCGGTACTTGATGAACCCCAACATGGCTGGCCTGCTTTCACCAAGGTTCCCCCTCACCTTCAGTCAGCCATTGCTCTCTGAGCCGAGGTTGTTCTCCACGCCTCTTCTCTCAGGGTCAGGGGGGTTTTCTGCACCCAACTCCAGCTCGGCTACATCCAGCTTCCTGTCCCACTTCAACAATCCCACTTCCAGCCTGTTGGGGGCAGCTCTGACCCAACCAGACAGACATCAAAGTACAGAGAACGGCGGTGACAGTTCAGATGATGATGTTATTGAGGTGACAGGACAGTAA
- the rad54l2 gene encoding helicase ARIP4 isoform X3 has protein sequence MSEEAISESDLEASLNSEEEYLENEEEEDNEDMEEDEDENDGDDEDDSVDRPASAQSRTETGQDDRDSTSATSGEPSSEPPSQPASRPSSRAPSRPASRSPTSPENSSKSGPPSSKTKKQKASKLNKSSKSLKGSKPSKPSKPAHMRKNIRKLLKEDQLEAGTKAAQQEEMERRKRLEQQRKDFPTPAPAVPDSQLVETASILGEVSHLVPGLLSKQDVICLDSSGEEDEKAEPTLPGLPIRDDVIELSSGDEDALQISSESADEDPDGAHGTEESSGAHINDDLNLPDVQGRVLVNINHPAEEKDIFLAPQLARAVKPHQIGGIRFLYDNLIESLERYNTSSGFGCILAHSMGLGKTLQVISFIDILLRNTEAHTVLAIVPVNTLQNWLTEFNLWLPPQEALPPDTNPTFVTGRTFKVHILNDEHKTTLARAKVVEEWSRDGGVLLMGYEMYRLLSMKKSFVMGKKRKSKKPAGPIIIDLDEEDRQQELMKSIEKAIARPGPDVVICDEGHRIKNYHASTSQALKNIRSRRRVVLTGYPLQNNLIEYWCMVDFVRPDFLGTRQEFSNMFERPILNGQCVDSTPQDVRLMRYRSHVLHSLLEGFVQRRGHDVLRDQLPTKEEHVILVRLSPIQRALYTEFMKRFREAGNTGWLGLNPLKAFCVCCKIWNHPDVLYEALQKENQANEQDLDLDDITSASNPRCPAPGAGLKSKVADSSNSKVNSTLPPLNSSQDRANQVITYEWAKDIMSNYQTGVLENSAKMVLLFHLIDESVRRRDKILVFSQSLSTLTVIEDFLSKRPMPQGIACTDGQSQNWVRNLNYYRLDGSTSASERERLINQFNDPENSSTRVFLLSTRAGCLGVNLIGANRVVVFDASWNPCHDAQAVCRVYRYGQRKPCHIYRLVCDFTLEKKIYDRQVSKQGMSDRVVDDLNPVLNFTRKEVESLLHFVEEEPEAEKILLESLAVYEPVISQACQLYPRLISKLPFHHESLLVDRKESKLTKAEKRAAKKSYEDEKRASVPYSRPSYAPYYPTSDYPLTNIPAFTQRGWRPMTRPDDKPVASVRPIQSTPIPMMPRQVGMGMVGSSGSLPVNFLQKAGVYVQRIVTTTDIVIPGANSSTDVQARISAGESIHVIRGSKAGTYIRTNDGRIFAIRSGKISRPVAGGSAASRDSQGSGIRPLSNGCSSPVDQNQRSPNDEQRPSSPLGTEILRELSHYTSSTGDAAAAAGAGNDLTSPSDMSSVPSGDGNASQNFQARDLSRLGDDLLSSSLEMRGTKRKSTESQGNAQMGDKCTSAAAHFPALSGGLSFPPVGLNSSLLGNLGHMSHPLLMAGSGGSSFLQTPGQTLADLQTIFPSAGTDLLRQPATGNGHLPTPSSSSLSTIFSSASTTIPMSSTSSATTSSSLPSGSLPRYLMNPNMAGLLSPRFPLTFSQPLLSEPRLFSTPLLSGSGGFSAPNSSSATSSFLSHFNNPTSSLLGAALTQPDRHQSTENGGDSSDDDVIEVTGQ, from the exons ATGTCTGAAGAGGCAATTTCAGAAAGTGACCTGGAGGCCAGCCTTAACAGTGAAGAGGAGTATTTagaaaatgaggaagaggaagacaatgaagacatggaggaagatgaggatgaaAATGATGGAGATGATGAAGACGACAGTGTTG ATCGACCTGCGAGTGCCCAGAGCCGGACAGAAACGGGTCAGGATGACAGGGACTCCACCTCAGCTACCTCCGGAGAGCCTTCTTCCGAGCCTCCATCTCAGCCTGCATCCCGCCCATCCTCCAGGGCCCCTTCCAGACCTGCCTCTCGTTCTCCAACAAGCCCAGAGAACTCGAGCAAGAGTGGGCCGCCTtccagcaaaacaaagaaacagaaagccTCTAAACTGAACAAATCCTCAAAGTCTCTGAAAGGCTCCAAACCTTCAAAGCCATCTAAGCCTGCACACATGAGGAAGAATATCAG AAAGCTGCTGAAAGAGGATCAGCTAGAGGCTGGAACCAAGGCTGCTCAGCAGGAAGAGATGGAGAGGCGGAAACGtctggagcagcagaggaaggaCTTTCCTACACCAGCTCCAGCTGTCCCTGACTCTCAACTAG TGGAGACTGCTTCAATTTTAGGAGAAGTGTCTCACTTAGTCCCTGGTCTCCTGAGCAAGCAGGATGTGATCTGTCTGGACAGCAGTGGTGAAGAAGATGAAAAAGCGGAGCCAACGTTGCCCGGACTTCCCATTAGAGATG ATGTAATTGAGCTCAGTTCTGGGGACGAAGACGCCCTGCAGATAAGCAGTGAGTCAGCTGATGAAGATCCTGATGGTGCCCATGGGACAGAGGAGAGCAGTGGAGCACACATCAACGATGATCTGAACCTGCCTGATGTTCAAGGTCGAGTGCTGGTTAATATCAATCACCCTGCAGAGGAGAAAGACATTTTCCTGGCCCCACAGCTGGCCAGGGCTGTCAAACCTCATCAG ATCGGGGGAATCCGGTTTCTCTATGATAACCTCATTGAGTCTCTGGAGCGCTATAATACCAGCAGTGGCTTTGGCTGCATCCTTGCTCACAGCATGGGGCTGGGCAAAACATTGCAAGTCATTTCCTTTATTGACATCCTGCTGAGGAACACTGAGGCCCACACTGTGCTTGCTATTGTCCCT GTGAACACACTTCAGAACTGGCTAACAGAGTTTAATCTCTGGCTCCCACCTCAAGAAGCCCTCCCCCCTGACACCAACCCCACATTCGTCACTGGCCGCACATTCAAAGTTCACATTCTCAATGATGAGCACAA AACAACGCTGGCCAGGGCCAAGGTTGTGGAGGAGTGGTCTAGAGATGGAGGTGTGTTGCTCATGGGTTATGAAATGTACCGGCTGCTGTCCATGAAGAAGAGCTTTGTGATGGGCAAGAAGAGGAAATCAAAGAAGCCTGCCGGACCAATCATCATTGACCTGGATGAAGAAGACAGACAGCAAGAGCTCATGAAAA GTATTGAGAAGGCCATAGCACGGCCCGGCCCAGACGTAGTGATCTGTGATGAGGGCCATCGCATTAAGAACTACCACGCCAGCACATCCCAAGCCCTAAAGAACATCCGGTCCAGACGCAGGGTAGTTCTGACAGGTTACCCCTTGCAGAACAACCTTATCGAATACTGGTGCATGGTGGACTTTGTCAGACCTGACTTTTTAGGCACACGCCAGGAGTTCAGCAACATGTTTGAGCGTCCAATCCTAAATGGTCAGTGTGTGGACAGCACTCCTCAAGATGTTCGCTTGATGCGCTACCGTAGTCACGTGTTGCATAGCCTGTTGGAGGGCTTTGTCCAGCG acGAGGTCACGATGTGTTGCGAGACCAGCTTCCCACGAAAGAGGAGCATGTGATCCTGGTACGGCTCTCCCCCATTCAGAGGGCACTCTATACAGAGTTTATGAAACGCTTTCGAGAAGCAGGGAACACAGGCTGGCTCGGCCTCAATCCACTCAAAGctttctgtgtttgctgcaAG ATCTGGAATCACCCAGACGTCCTCTATGAAGCCCTGCAGAAAGAGAATCAGGCCAACGAGCAGGACCTGGACCTCGATGACATCACTTCAGCTAGCAACCCTCGCTGCCCTGCACCCGGTGCTGGCCTCAAATCCAAAGTAGCAGACTCAAGCAACAGTAAAGTCAACAGCACTCTGCCACCACTCAATTCCTCTCAGGACAGAGCCAATCAAGTCATCACATATGAATGG GCAAAGGACATAATGTCCAACTATCAGACAGGAGTTCTGGAGAACTCTGCCAAGATGGTTCTGCTCTTCCATTTGATTGATGAGAGTGTGAGGAGAAGAGACAAGATTTTGGTCTTTAG CCAAAGCTTGTCCACCTTGACGGTCATTGAAGACTTCTTATCAAAGAGACCCATGCCGCAGGGCATTGCCTGCACTGATGGCCAGAGCCAGAACTGGGTTCGCAACCTCAATTACTACA gacTGGATGGAAGTACATCTGCCTCAGAAAGGGAGCGGCTTATTAATCAGTTTAATGATCCAGAAAACAGCTCAACACGGGTCTTCCTGCTTTCTACCAG aGCAGGCTGTTTGGGGGTAAATTTGATTGGCGCAAATCGCGTCGTCGTGTTTGATGCATCGTGGAACCCCTGTCACGATGCCCAGGCTGTGTGTAGGGTTTACCGATATGGTCAGAGAAAGCCCTGCCACATTTACCGCCTCGTCTGTGACTTTACCTTGGAGAAAAAGATCTACGACAGACAAGTCTCCAAACAGGGCATGTCGG ACCGTGTGGTTGATGACCTGAACCCAGTGCTTAACTTTACTCGTAAGGAGGTGGAGTCGCTGCTGCACTTCGTTGAGGAGGAGCCTGAAGCTGAGAAAATCCTTCTAGAATCCCTGGCAGTATATGAGCCAGTGATATCTCAAGCTTGTCAGCTTTATCCACGTCTCATCTCCAAG CTACCTTTCCACCACGAGTCTCTGCTGGTGGACCGGAAAGAGTCGAAATTGACCAAAGCAGAGAAGAGAGCTGCTAAGAAGAGCTACGAGGATGAGAAACGAGCCTCTGTACCTTATTCCCGTCCATCATATGCCCCCTATTACCCAACCAGTGATTATCCGCTCACAAACATACCAGCATTTACCCAGCGTGGATG GCGTCCCATGACACGGCCAGATGACAAGCCCGTGGCAAGTGTCAGGCCAATTCAGTCAACACCAATACCCATGATGCCTCGCCAGGTCGGCATGGGCATGGTTGGCTCTTCCGGCAGTCTCCCTGTCAACTTTCTCCAGAAAGCCGGTGTTTACGTGCAGAGGATTGTCACCACAACAG ATATAGTGATCCCAGGAGCCAACAGCTCAACAGATGTTCAAGCTCGAATCAGCGCAGGAGAGAGCATCCATGTTATCAGAGGATCTAAAG CAGGTACCTACATCAGAACAAACGATGGACGAATATTTGCCATTCGATCTGGAAAGATCAGTCGACCTGTAGCCGGGGGTTCTGCTGCTTCAAGAG ACTCCCAGGGTTCGGGGATCCGACCACTCAGTAATGGCTGTTCTTCCCCTGTGGATCAAAACCAACGTTCCCCCAACGACGAGCAGCGACCCTCTTCTCCCTTAGGCACGGAGATCCTCAGAGAGCTCAGCCATTACACCTCATCCACAGGcgacgctgctgctgctgctggagcagGGAACGATTTGACGTCGCCGTCAGACATGTCATCTGTGCCGTCGGGAGATGGAAATGCTTCACAAAACTTTCAGGCCCGCGATCTCAGTAGGCTCGGTGACGACCTTCTGAGTTCATCTTTAGAGATGCGAGGCACCAAACGCAAGAGTACTGAAAGTCAGGGAAACGCACAAATGGGAGACAAATGTACTTCTGCTGCAGCTCATTTCCCTGCACTTTCAGGTGGGCTCAGTTTTCCTCCAGTGGGTCTGAACTCATCCCTACTTGGGAACCTTGGTCACATGAGTCACCCACTTCTAATGGCTGGTAGTGGTGGATCATCATTCCTACAAACACCAGGACAAACACTGGCTGACCTACAGACCATATTTCCCTCTGCAGGCACAGACCTACTGAGACAACCTGCCACAGGGAACGGGCACCTTCccaccccctcctcttcctctctgtccaCTATTTTCTCCTCTGCCTCTACGACCATTCCTATGTCATCTACATCCTCAGCAACAACTTCTTCCTCCCTACCATCTGGTTCTCTGCCTCGGTACTTGATGAACCCCAACATGGCTGGCCTGCTTTCACCAAGGTTCCCCCTCACCTTCAGTCAGCCATTGCTCTCTGAGCCGAGGTTGTTCTCCACGCCTCTTCTCTCAGGGTCAGGGGGGTTTTCTGCACCCAACTCCAGCTCGGCTACATCCAGCTTCCTGTCCCACTTCAACAATCCCACTTCCAGCCTGTTGGGGGCAGCTCTGACCCAACCAGACAGACATCAAAGTACAGAGAACGGCGGTGACAGTTCAGATGATGATGTTATTGAGGTGACAGGACAGTAA